One Obesumbacterium proteus DNA window includes the following coding sequences:
- the mukE gene encoding chromosome partition protein MukE, protein MSSTNTENMMPAKLALAVFNPLFPALDSQLRSGRHIGIDELDNHAFLMDFQDELELFYSRYNVELIRAPEGFFYLRPRSTTLIPRSVLSELDMMVGKILCYLYLSPERLAHEGIFSQQELYDELLSLADENKLLKYVNQRSTGSDLDRQKLQEKVRTSLNRLRRLGMVYFMGNDSTKFRITEAVFRFGADVRSGDDPRESQLRMIRDGEAMPLENTLSLNDENEENESSADGSADNAEDEQE, encoded by the coding sequence ATGTCATCGACAAATACTGAAAATATGATGCCAGCTAAACTGGCGCTAGCGGTGTTTAACCCGCTATTCCCTGCACTGGATAGTCAGCTGCGTTCCGGCCGTCACATCGGCATTGATGAGCTAGATAACCATGCTTTCCTGATGGATTTTCAGGACGAGCTTGAATTATTTTATAGCCGTTACAACGTTGAGCTCATCCGCGCCCCTGAAGGTTTCTTCTACCTGAGGCCGCGTTCGACCACCTTGATCCCACGTTCGGTACTGTCCGAACTGGACATGATGGTCGGGAAAATCCTGTGTTATCTCTACCTTAGCCCTGAGCGTTTGGCGCATGAAGGCATTTTCAGCCAGCAGGAACTCTATGACGAGTTACTGTCTTTGGCCGATGAAAATAAGCTGCTGAAATATGTTAACCAGCGCTCAACCGGTTCGGATCTTGACCGCCAGAAACTGCAAGAGAAGGTGCGTACCTCGTTAAATCGTCTTCGCCGCTTGGGCATGGTCTATTTCATGGGTAACGACAGCACGAAATTCCGCATCACCGAAGCGGTGTTCCGCTTTGGTGCTGATGTGCGTAGCGGTGACGATCCTCGTGAATCCCAGTTGAGAATGATCCGTGACGGTGAAGCAATGCCGTTAGAAAACACGTTGTCACTGAATGATGAAAACGAAGAAAACGAATCCAGTGCAGACGGTAGCGCGGACAACGCGGAGGATGAACAGGAATGA